In one Myotis daubentonii chromosome 1, mMyoDau2.1, whole genome shotgun sequence genomic region, the following are encoded:
- the WDR20 gene encoding WD repeat-containing protein 20 isoform X4 gives MYLYNVEHSCGTTAPHYQLLKQGESFAVHTCKSKSTRNPLLKWTVGEGALNEFAFSPDGKFLACVSQDGFLRVFNFDSVELHGTMKSYFGGLLCVCWSPDGKYIVTGGEDDLVTVWSFVDGRVIARGHGHKSWVSVVAFDPYTTSVEESDPMEFSGSDEDFQDLLHFGRDRANSTQSRLSKRNSTESRPVSVTYRFGSVGQDTQLCLWDLTEDILFPHQPLSRARTHTNVMNATSPPAGSTGNSVSTPGSSAPPPLPRSNSLPHSTVSNAGSKSNVADGAIASGVSKFATLSLHDRKDRHHEKDHKRNHSMGHIASKSSDKLNLVTKTKTDPAKTLGTPLCPRMEDVPLLEPLICKKIAHERLTVLIFLEDCVVTACQEGFVCTWGRPGKVVSLNP, from the coding sequence ATGTACCTGTATAATGTGGAGCACTCTTGTGGCACCACAGCCCCCCACTACCAGCTCCTGAAGCAGGGCGAGAGCTTCGCCGTGCACACTTGCAAGAGCAAATCCACGAGGAACCCTCTCCTCAAGTGGACGGTGGGCGAGGGGGCCCTCAACGAGTTTGCTTTCTCCCCAGATGGCAAGTTCTTGGCGTGCGTGAGCCAGGACGGGTTTCTGCGGGTGTTCAACTTTGACTCTGTGGAGCTGCACGGCACCATGAAAAGCTACTTTGGAGGCTTGCTGTGCGTGTGTTGGAGCCCGGACGGCAAGTACATCGTCACGGGGGGCGAGGATGATCTGGTGACAGTCTGGTCTTTTGTAGACGGCCGAGTGATAGCTCGAGGCCACGGGCACAAGTCTTGGGTCAGCGTGGTGGCGTTTGACCCCTACACCACGAGTGTAGAAGAAAGCGACCCTATGGAGTTCAGTGGCAGTGACGAGGACTTCCAGGACCTGCTCCACTTCGGCAGAGACCGAGCAAACAGTACCCAGTCCAGGCTGTCCAAGCGGAATTCCACGGAGAGCCGCCCCGTCAGTGTCACGTAtcggtttggctctgtgggccAGGACACGCAGCTCTGCTTGTGGGACCTCACGGAAGATATCCTTTTCCCTCACCAGCCCCTCTCCAGGGCACGGACACACACAAATGTCATGAATGCCACAAGCCCTCCAGCCGGGAGCACTGGGAACAGCGTCTCGACGCCTGGCAGCTCTGCGCCTCCCCCTCTACCGCGGTCCAATAGCCTCCCACATTCCACTGTCTCCAACGCCGGCAGCAAGAGCAACGTCGCCGATGGGGCCATCGCGTCTGGGGTCAGCAAATTCGCAACACTCTCCCTACACGATCGGAAGGACCGGCACCACGAGAAAGATCACAAGCGAAACCATAGCATGGGACACATTGCTAGCAAGAGCAGTGACAAACTGAACCTAGTTACCAAAACCAAAACGGACCCAGCTAAAACTCTGGGCACGCCCCTGTGTCCTCGAATGGAAGACGTTCCCTTGTTAGAGCCGCTCATCTGTAAAAAGATAGCACACGAAAGGCTGACTGTGTTGATTTTTCTTGAAGACTGTGTAGTCACTGCTTGTCAGGAGGGGTTTGTTTGCacatggggaaggcctgggaaaGTGGTAAGTTTGAATCCTTAA
- the WDR20 gene encoding WD repeat-containing protein 20 isoform X5 — MKSYFGGLLCVCWSPDGKYIVTGGEDDLVTVWSFVDGRVIARGHGHKSWVSVVAFDPYTTSVEESDPMEFSGSDEDFQDLLHFGRDRANSTQSRLSKRNSTESRPVSVTYRFGSVGQDTQLCLWDLTEDILFPHQPLSRARTHTNVMNATSPPAGSTGNSVSTPGSSAPPPLPRSNSLPHSTVSNAGSKSNVADGAIASGVSKFATLSLHDRKDRHHEKDHKRNHSMGHIASKSSDKLNLVTKTKTDPAKTLGTPLCPRMEDVPLLEPLICKKIAHERLTVLIFLEDCVVTACQEGFVCTWGRPGKVVSLNP; from the coding sequence ATGAAAAGCTACTTTGGAGGCTTGCTGTGCGTGTGTTGGAGCCCGGACGGCAAGTACATCGTCACGGGGGGCGAGGATGATCTGGTGACAGTCTGGTCTTTTGTAGACGGCCGAGTGATAGCTCGAGGCCACGGGCACAAGTCTTGGGTCAGCGTGGTGGCGTTTGACCCCTACACCACGAGTGTAGAAGAAAGCGACCCTATGGAGTTCAGTGGCAGTGACGAGGACTTCCAGGACCTGCTCCACTTCGGCAGAGACCGAGCAAACAGTACCCAGTCCAGGCTGTCCAAGCGGAATTCCACGGAGAGCCGCCCCGTCAGTGTCACGTAtcggtttggctctgtgggccAGGACACGCAGCTCTGCTTGTGGGACCTCACGGAAGATATCCTTTTCCCTCACCAGCCCCTCTCCAGGGCACGGACACACACAAATGTCATGAATGCCACAAGCCCTCCAGCCGGGAGCACTGGGAACAGCGTCTCGACGCCTGGCAGCTCTGCGCCTCCCCCTCTACCGCGGTCCAATAGCCTCCCACATTCCACTGTCTCCAACGCCGGCAGCAAGAGCAACGTCGCCGATGGGGCCATCGCGTCTGGGGTCAGCAAATTCGCAACACTCTCCCTACACGATCGGAAGGACCGGCACCACGAGAAAGATCACAAGCGAAACCATAGCATGGGACACATTGCTAGCAAGAGCAGTGACAAACTGAACCTAGTTACCAAAACCAAAACGGACCCAGCTAAAACTCTGGGCACGCCCCTGTGTCCTCGAATGGAAGACGTTCCCTTGTTAGAGCCGCTCATCTGTAAAAAGATAGCACACGAAAGGCTGACTGTGTTGATTTTTCTTGAAGACTGTGTAGTCACTGCTTGTCAGGAGGGGTTTGTTTGCacatggggaaggcctgggaaaGTGGTAAGTTTGAATCCTTAA